GTCTTGTTCTGTCGACATATTTATGATCGCTTATCGATACTACAGGTGTATCGGTTGTTCAAAGCATGATTGGCTTAATCAcgtgattagtgaaattttcatttctcatgtACTATTCAACATGTGATCATATCTTCACTCAACTCAGCAAGTAAGTACAGAATGGAGTTCTTTTAAGattcttataaaattttgtaaatttcgtattaccagaaattattttatcttgatttgaaaattgtcgctAAACTATGATTAGCCTAATCATTTTTGAACAACTAGGTCCTTGTGTaaactttatatatttgtttgatagTTATAAAACGTAGCATTCCAGTtatgataaatgaaaaatataggTCAATGATACGTAGTATTCCAGTTATggtaaatgaaaaatataggTCAATAAGATTAATTTCGTCCGTCAAATCTAAGTCACCGATGAAACAGTCCACCTTATATTGACACCCTGGCGTGCCTATACATGGTGATAAGGGTCGATTTTATAGATGGTCATAAAGCCTCTCAGAACTCACTTTGACATGGtcttttttatgtttgttaTCTACAGCTTTTCAGATTTTCCCAGTACCGATAACTGCCCGGTAGGAGGTCTTTTGAGTTCCTCTCAATGTGTCATGTACATAATCCCAGGGGACTAAATAGATATCAAAGCGAGTATTGGAAACCAAAACACTTCCTCAATTGATATAGGACGAACACACGCATTGGTTATAGTCCGGTATTTGCACATGCTGCCATATAAAACGCCGCAACGAAAACAACACGACGCCAATCGAGGCCGTAATATGGCCACAATGAAATTTGTCGTTGGTAAGTCTATTTTTGCCTTTTTTCCACAGCTATTATTGATTAGTAAATGGTTTATAAATGATAAAGAATATACATGTGAGAAATACCATAATCgaaatttcatatcaaaattacAATCTGGAATCCTAACCCAAGTAAATATttaagatgtgaaaataaaattttgtctAAATGTTTCATTATAATAAGATTATCTGTATCTCAGATTCGCAGTGCATGTGTATTCGAGAAGAACTTTTGGAGACTGTGTTTATGTGTGTTGTTGGTTATTTTGTGATAGTGGTATTACCGGGTAAAGTGCGTGTGTTCGGTATCTTCaatggcatgcttcagtgagatagcgcTATAATTGGGCAAAAATCTTACTATTACCAGGAGACACACTACTGATATACTAAATCGTCCCAAAACATGCAGTCAGACGTCGCAACATATTTCACACATGGTGGGGGGAGGAGGGGCGTCGCTAAATGGCAAtgactgttaataagacattaatattttcaaCCAAACCAATTTGTAATACCGCTTTCGGTCACAATATACTATCATGATcatctatgaaataaaaactaagAGACGAGATTGCAGTGATATTTTCATTCAtcttaaaaaatgtatatatttgtcttaGTCCTCATATGAATTAAATGCAAtgctttattttgatttacagTTGTTTTGGCAGTGGTGATGATGGAGGCAGTGAATGGATATTCTGGTATGCAAAATCATCAACATTGTGTATCTGATGTAAGATGTCGATGTAACGGGTCTGAGGATACCGGACTGGTAGCAGATTGCTCAAATCTGAACATTTCCAGTATTCCGAAATTCTACTCAAACGTCACCAAGATTTTGTTACAGAGAAACAATATTAAACATCTCAAAATAGAGGACAGACAGTTTCCAAGATCTGTTTTGTACCTggatatttcagaaaataaactgGAAACTTTTGTTGACGATCCATTTAGGAGCATGGATTCTTTAGTTTACCTGGATCTCGGTAACAATTTATTAAAGTACATGCCAAATGTTTTTCCAAGGAACGTATTCAAAGGATTGAAAAGTTTATCATATCTCAATTTACAAGGTAACAATGTGTTAAATACATTACATCCAGATAATTTGTCATATCCAGTGAGTATAGGAGATATTGCGATGCTTACGACATGCCTACTGGACGGGGTAGATCAAACAGGATTTCCAAGCGAATTCAAGGATCTACTACACCTAGAAGTACTAGATTTAGGTAATGAAGCAGCAACTTGTGAATTACCGATCTTACGATCTAATTACTTTGAGAACGTGACATCTGTGCGTAATCTAAGTTTGTCTTATTGTCAGATTCGCTTTATTGAAAACGGAACGTTCCTCAAGCTCACTCAGTTATACTTTTTAAATGTATCTAACAATGACAGACTAACATTCGGCGTGATGTCAAACTTGACGAGTGATTTGAAGGCTTTACCAATCCATACCCTGGATATAAGTAGGATCCACTGTGACTATGGGCCAGGAACTTCGATATATGTAGATGATGTCGTAAACTTGAGAAACCATACACACCTTAGGAGATTATACTTAAACAATAATAGATTGTCCCTTCCGGAGTTTGGTGTTATTTCGTTATTACCAAAAAGTTTACGATTCATTTCGGCAAACCAGAACAGACTTACTTTTGGTTCTTACGTATTTGAGTTAGCCGGCTTTATCAATTTGGAATACTTTGACGGTAGTAGACAATACACATCACATGATCCAGATACTGGTTCTAGGGATTGCAAAGACTGGAGAGCTCCACCAACTTACTCAAATGACTTTCAAGCAATTCCATCCATCCTTACAAACTTGCAGGATTTCTCATCTAGCATCCAGCAGATGTCCTCCACCAAACTTGTCGCAACAAATGTGTCGCAAGTATCTAGACCAAATGACTCCCTGACATCAACAAATTCCATCGTATCTTCACCACCGACTTTTCCTGTTCCCGGTAACCTTAGAGAGGTGCTTTTCTTTGGAAGTGTGTTAGATTATGAAATAAGAGTTGTTCCTCTTGGGCCAAACAACTTAACACGTGTCGACATTCATGGAAACTTATTGCATTCATGGAGTGGTACAGTGCTAAATATTGACAAGGTTAAGTTTATTGACGGGTCTAATaactactgtacatatatatcagataatttCTTTGACCATTGTGAAAACCTAGAAGAGCTCCTTTTACACGACAATCTACTGGGAAATGTTCTGAAGACCGATGAAAACGGTAACATTTTCCGCCGTCTCGTACACCTGAAATTATTAGATTTATCATGGAATAGAATTCAAGAAGTTCCAAACCTTTTGctgaaaaatcaaaataatcttcaaatattgaatattagTAATAATGAAATGCTCACATTTGACCTAAATTTTGAACACATGAATAATTTGCAATACTTGAACCTTTCTAAAAATCGTCTATCGCTATTAAGCAAACAAACCCGAAAACAGATAGACAGTTGTAGGAGTCATAATCTAACAGTGAACTTATATGGAAACAAACTACAATGTTCTTGCGAAACACTGGACTTCCTGAAATGGCTTGGCGAGAGGAGGAATACGTTCGATGACTTTCATAGCTATGAATGCCGATTCCCAGACGAGACTACCGGGAATTTCtcagattttgaaaatgttttgataagatTAAAGACATCATGTAACAAATATACCGGTCTGATAGTGGGCACCACGTTTGGTGTATGTCTAGCCATCTCTCTGACCCTGTCTGGTATCGTGTATCGTTATCGATGGAAGATAAGgtatttatattatatgacGAAAACGAAATACAGAGGATATAGCAGTCTGGTGACCGACTATGAGGATAGAGATGAATATCCTTATGATGCCTTTGTATCGTACTGCGAAAAAGATGGTCGCTTTGTTAGGGGTGACCTCTTGAATAACCTTGAACGACAAAATGGGTTGACTCTATGTTTACACCAGCGGGACTTTATACCAGGACATGATATAGCTGAAAACATTACAAAAGCCATTCACCAGAGCAGAAAAACAATTGTAATCGTATCTAAAAGCTATCTGAAATCCTACTGGTGCATGTACGAATTCAACATGGCTCGAATGGAGAGTATTTATGCGAGGGAAGGGAATTCTGTTCTGCTGTTAGTGTTCTATGACAATGTAGAACCGACAGACCTCCCGCTGACATTGATGGACCTAATAGACAGTAAGTCCTATATTGAGTACCCAGACGACGAGCAAGGTAATGTGGTTTTCTGGGGAAAATTGGCCGAATCTATTTCCATGTAACTAGACATTTAGAAATACATTTACGAATAGATTATGTTGTTTTCTTTAGGGAAATTGGCTGTTTctgtataacaaggttttaggAATACATCAACAAAAAGATAATCCGTCAAACCATTTAACGttacgtgtacatgtagtatgGGTACAAGTATTTGcatatttatatgttaatgtCTTAAACTATCTTTTTATGAAAGATTTGGTCTATAGAGATtacagagctttgcagacaatcttgataatgatgatattttcattttaatttcgttttttattcaaatttgttaTTGTATACAATGAAAAACGTGTATCCCATTCACGTTGGTgtggttagtttatatacataatgtagtaAAAGTGACAAGCGAATGTAAACATACATTTGTAGTTAGgatctgtatttgaaatatattttatttaccacGAAATTATTATAACAATCAAGTACAACCTTTGAGGAGATTCCCATTTTACATGATGGACTGTGCCACAATTGAATGCTTTTGTACAAGTCCAAGGCTGAGACTTTCTCGTAAAAGCGTGAATCGACCCATAACACGTACTTTCGGGCATTTCCTAATTGTTATTGATATGTAAGTACTTTTATATGGAACTGTATTTTGCTGGTTTAATTGCTTTGCAATCTAtatcatttaaggatgtactcctctgagaagtcaaaattttcttgtattaaactttttttctcatatagatttttggaaagaggagttcataccatgaaagaaaatgaaagaaataacatatgtccgtgtgctcgtttttgagctactgtcactGAAAGATACcttgttgacaaaatattggattttatgggaattttgtcgttttgaccatatacacaagatattaaagccataatttcctaatgaggtgtttgatatgtatttatgtttgcagaatttattttccagtagttttcttttaaaatataccagttttgatcaaaaagactaatattttttctcagaataacaagatatgccacccctaccccttaattttgagctacaaaatgcaccattttcagccatttttgccaaatcaaaccctttatagaaaaagttctggtattaaacttttgttaatattttgcatatcaataggaaaagggttgttctttcagaatcagccagaaaaatggggggtccgtgtgcttacttttttgccccacttgaatatttgttatttttcagtattttagtgtaaaaattaaaagtgctcaaattaccattaaatgtaaaaataaagtgaaaacagtgaatcatttcatactttaatgctcaatattttaattatcacgaaccaagtaaagatttacagcaaaaattagctcaatacagctaaaaatgctggtgcagtgatgatttaagtaaaaacaatttcagtaaaaaatggtaaaactgtggctctacttgacgcgaaaaaagacaaaatttcaaagtggccgccaaatgggccatttcttaaaatccccgtataaaaaaatctgcaaaagttagaactgtaattttttgacaaaatttgcaactggcaacttgctacagatattgataaattgtatttgaaaatctcataacttctttgatctttgtcgaaacgagacttcaacgggactgaaacctcagaagaatacatccttaagcattgatgtcactattttgtTAACTTCATCGGagtataaaaaaattgttcGCAAACTGTGtaaaaaagtttgcaaacaaaatctattttataacccgatgaagttggaatatacattgtgtattaacatcaatgttgataactgttttgttatatcaatcctcattttgatcaatattaaacacaacaaaatgaaaagtgtatattatatattagtaTTGTGTTTATGGCATGCATAAACAGTGCGTATTATATTGTAGCATATTGTAACTTATGTATTAATTGCCTGTATATTATCTCCATCCATTTTTTTGTACatacaaatgttcatttatcaaTTACTTTGCAACCTAAAGTTGTACTTATGACTATTTTTTGTCTGTTATCTTCTTTTATCTTTTGATataaaatgacataataaaatTTCTGTGgagaaaaatatcatattcgtagtttatttatgattaaattggttacattgtaatatatcaTCAACTAAGGACGAATCTTGCAGAAATAGGAGTGACATTTGGGAAATTTGTCAGCAAGTCAGAATCttatatgtaaattttattgtttcagagATAATTACCGACTTATAACTAAATTACTTTGAAATGCCCATCTGAaacaataattgttttatttttcaaaagattttttttacatatattaagATTGCACAGATATAGAATACACATACATGCaa
This genomic window from Argopecten irradians isolate NY chromosome 4, Ai_NY, whole genome shotgun sequence contains:
- the LOC138321157 gene encoding toll-like receptor 4 isoform X1, producing MLPYKTPQRKQHDANRGRNMATMKFVVVVLAVVMMEAVNGYSGMQNHQHCVSDVRCRCNGSEDTGLVADCSNLNISSIPKFYSNVTKILLQRNNIKHLKIEDRQFPRSVLYLDISENKLETFVDDPFRSMDSLVYLDLGNNLLKYMPNVFPRNVFKGLKSLSYLNLQGNNVLNTLHPDNLSYPVSIGDIAMLTTCLLDGVDQTGFPSEFKDLLHLEVLDLGNEAATCELPILRSNYFENVTSVRNLSLSYCQIRFIENGTFLKLTQLYFLNVSNNDRLTFGVMSNLTSDLKALPIHTLDISRIHCDYGPGTSIYVDDVVNLRNHTHLRRLYLNNNRLSLPEFGVISLLPKSLRFISANQNRLTFGSYVFELAGFINLEYFDGSRQYTSHDPDTGSRDCKDWRAPPTYSNDFQAIPSILTNLQDFSSSIQQMSSTKLVATNVSQVSRPNDSLTSTNSIVSSPPTFPVPGNLREVLFFGSVLDYEIRVVPLGPNNLTRVDIHGNLLHSWSGTVLNIDKVKFIDGSNNYCTYISDNFFDHCENLEELLLHDNLLGNVLKTDENGNIFRRLVHLKLLDLSWNRIQEVPNLLLKNQNNLQILNISNNEMLTFDLNFEHMNNLQYLNLSKNRLSLLSKQTRKQIDSCRSHNLTVNLYGNKLQCSCETLDFLKWLGERRNTFDDFHSYECRFPDETTGNFSDFENVLIRLKTSCNKYTGLIVGTTFGVCLAISLTLSGIVYRYRWKIRYLYYMTKTKYRGYSSLVTDYEDRDEYPYDAFVSYCEKDGRFVRGDLLNNLERQNGLTLCLHQRDFIPGHDIAENITKAIHQSRKTIVIVSKSYLKSYWCMYEFNMARMESIYAREGNSVLLLVFYDNVEPTDLPLTLMDLIDSKSYIEYPDDEQGNVVFWGKLAESISM